The segment GGGATGAACTGGTGCACGCGGTCGCTAAACACCATGAGCCCAGTCTGATCTCCTTCGCTCCGGGCAGCATGCAAGAGCATCAGGCACGCATCTAGACACAGATCCAGCTTGCCGACGCCATCAACCTCGGCGAGCATCGCGCGGCCGATATCGAGGCAGACGATGACGTTTTGGTTCCGCTCGACCTCGTAGTCCCGAACGACAAGCTTGTTTCGGCGGGCAGAAGACTTCCAGTCGATGCGGCGATAATCGTCGTGGTGGTACTCGCGAAGCGACTCAAACTCGGTGCCCTGGCCCCGGATTCGCGTCTGGCGAATCCCCATCATGCTGAGCTTGCCGCGCTGCTTCAGCAGATCGTATTCGCGCAACGCTAGCACGTTTGGGTACACGTGGATGACCCCAGTCCCCGGCAGAGTTCGCTCCACCTCCACTAGACCCAGCGGGGCTAAGAGTCGAAGGGTCACGTCACGGAACCGCTCTTCACCCCGAGTATCTGGCGTGAGGTGATACTCCAACGCGTGGCTGCGCCGCGCCGGAATCGCAAGCTTGAACTCGACTTGCGACACCTGCATGAACTCCGGCGAACCCTCGCGAACCCGGCCCCGGATCGGCACACCTGCATCGTTAAAGACGGTGAGCGAGATCTTGTTGGGTTGGCGGACGGACAGCGCCATATCGTGCGACCGTTCGATCCGCAGGTACTTGGCTCGGGGCACGGCAAGGCCGGTGAGGAACAGCAACACAAATAGGATGAGGTTGTACGGCATCACCACCCGCTCCATGCCCGGAACAACCGCGCCGAGCAACGCGAGGCCTATCCCTACCGCAATCAGCGCCCAGAATCGACGCGTGGGAATCATCCGCCGCGAACTCCAGAGGTAGCATCGTTTTCGTGATTCACGAGGTCGCCGTACTCACTCCCGAGAAGGTGTCGCTATCTTACCGGGTGGCCCGCGCGGGAAGCCGTATTCAGGCGCATTTGCTGGACCTCCTGATCTTTGGTGCACTTGTTTGGGTCTGTACGTTCGCCTTAGGCGCTCTGGGCATGGAGTTCGTGGTTTCGCTCCTGCAAAGGTTCGGATTGTTCTTGCCATTCATTTTCTTTATCCTGACCGAGGGGCTCTGGAACGGCAACACGCTCGGGAAGAAGGCGATGAAGATCCGCGTCGTGATGACCGATGGAACGCCGCTCACATTCCGCGCGGCGGTCTACCGAAACTTCCTCCGGCCAGCCGACTTCCTGCCCGCGTTCTATACTTTCGGGCTCATCTCGATGTTTATCAATCCGAGAGGCCAGAGACTTGGCGATATTGCCGCGGATACCATGGTCATCCACACCGGGAACGAAAAGCCGATCTTCGAAGTCTCGCCGCACAAGATGGGTATCCACCCGCTGGAACAGCACGTGGGCGAGCTCCGCTCGATGAGCTTGGAAGAGTACGTGGCGCTGAAACGACTTGCCGATCGGTTCCCGCAACTCAGCCCGCAATACCAAGCCAAGCTGCTGGAAACGGTCTGGGAGCCGTTCCGCGTACGCTCGCAGATCTCGCATCTGGACGGAGTGCACGACGTCTATCTGATTGAGGCTGTGGTCATGAAATTCGGACGTTTACACAAGCTCGTGTGACAATCGGTGGAAAACTGATGGATCGAGTTTGGGGGGGTCTCGACATGGGAAAACCCACGGATTGAAACCTATACATAGAGCGATTTACCCACACGGTTTTCCACGGTGCGCCGATAGGCGTTCTATTACAGGCTTAGGTTCCTTCAGGTCAGTTTCGAGCGGCAGACCTACAATTACACCGAGAGTTATCCACATTCTCGAATCCCATAATAGTAATCATAATCTCTTTCTCTAAACACCTCTTCTTAGAATATTCATGCTGAAGACCCTGGCGATCCGCGACTTCCGGAACTACGAAGAGGCCCACATTGAGCTGAGTGCGGGGCTCAACCTCGTCTACGGTCAGAACGCCCAAGGGAAAACCAACCTCCTGGAGGCCATCGCGCTCATCTCGACGGCGCAGCTGCTACGAGGCCACCGGGACGCCGAAGCCATTCGCCATGGGTGCGAAGAGGCGAGGATCCGAGGCGAGCTGGTGGAGCACTCGACCACCGTAGAGGTTCAACTCAGGCGAGGCGTTCGCAAGCGAGCTCTTTTGAACGACATGGGTTTGAGCCGCGCGGCGGACTTGCTCGGACGGCTACCGACCGTGACATTCACGACTCGAGACCTGGAGGTCCTCCGCGGAGAACCGTCAGAAAGGCGTCTGTTCGTCGATTTGGCGCTCTCCCAGCTCTCGGCGGGGTATCTCAGGCATTTGGCTCACTATCGCCGGGCAGTGGACCAGAGAAACGCTTTGCTGAAGATGGCACAAGAGCAGACGGTGGAGTCCGAGTCGTTTGAGGTCTGGGAGGCAGAACTGTGCGAGCACGGTGCCGCATTGCGAGAGCTGCGCCACGACTACGTACGTCGGCTCGCAGGCGAAGCAACCGGCTTCCATCGCCAATTGGCGAATGGCGAAATCCTCGGGGTGGTCTACATGCCGAAAGACCCTGGGGCGACGCCCGATGAGCTCAGTGCTGCTTACCGGCACCATCGGAGCGTGGAGATCCACCGAGGGGCGACTCAGATCGGACCCCATCGGGATGATATCTACTTTACGATCAATGAGTTAGAGATCAAGTTGTACGGATCACAGGGTCAGCAGCGGAGCGCAATGATCGCTTTGAAGATGGCGGGGCTGGCGGTTGCAAGACAGATCTTGCGCGCGTCACCGATCCTTTTGCTCGATGACATATTCTCGGATTTGGATAAACACCGCCGGTCGAACTTGATTCAATTGGGACTCGAACATGGCGGCCAAGTCTGCATTACTTGTACGGAACCAGAGCAGGCGGGCGAAGATTTGATGAAGCAAGCCCGGCATTTTGAGGTACGACAAGGTGTGGTGTCACAGCGATGAGACGGCTTTCCGATCTGCTCGCACTTTCGGTCGATCGGCCCGAGGTGCTAAGGGCGAGCCGCGCGCAACCCATTGTGCGGCGATGGAAGGAGTTTGCCGGACCCGTCTTGGGCGAGCGTTGCGTCCCAGATCGGTACGACCATGGGACACTTTGGATTGCGGCCAAAGGAAACGCTTGGGAGCAGGAGTTGCGATTTCAGAAGGACCGCATCCTGGCGATGATGAACGAGGCAGCGGGCGAGGAACTGTTCACGCAGATGCGGATTGGCACCCGCCCCCCGCGCCGAGACTGGGAAGCGGCGCCGGACCCCCTGAAGGATTAGCAACCGATGGCCGATCCCTGGAAATCCCGACCGCTCCTCATGGTTGCCGTCGGGTTGGGAGCGGGAATGTCCGCGCCGTTTTTTGCCTACGCCCCCCTCTTGCTACTGTTACCTTTATTGATGAGCAGACGCTGGGCTACAGTCGCAATGCTCGTTCCTTCGTATCTTGTAGGCGCATTCCTTGCTCCGGGGCCGGCCGTGAAACCTGTCCATGAGGAGCGATACGCGCGCAAGACGGTCGACATCGTCTCGCTTCCGCAAACAACAACGGACGGCTACTCGTTCATTGGTAGCAGCGGTGCGGAGCGGTTCCTCGTCACAACACGGCAACGATGGGACGTCTCGTGGGGTGACCGAGTCGAACTGAGCGGGTGGATCGCGCCACTTGGGGAGGCCGCGGAGCGGCGGATGACTCAACAGGGCATCAGTGCGCAGCTCAAAACGAGCATGGAGCCCGAGGTCGCGGAACGGGGAGCGTACATCTGGCGGCTTGGGCTGGCCGTCCGGTCGAACTTCTTGGCCTACTCCGATCGGCTGTTGAACTCGGAGCGGTCGGCACTGCTCGACGCAATGTGCTTCAACCACCGAGGAGACCTCGACCTCGACACCAGCCAAGCGTTCCAGCGATCAGGCTTGGCGCACCTGATGGCTGCATCGGGATCGAACATCCTTTTGATTTCCGCGGCACTTTTCTGGGCTGGAAAGTGGCTTCCGTTGCCAAGATGGACGGTCCTTTGTCTCATCTCTGCGCTTTTATTGCTCTACGTGGCCGCAGCAGGAATGACTGCATCGGTCATACGAGCATATGGAATGGCGGTGCTCTACTTCCTGGCGTACGGTTTCCGTCGCGAATACGATAGCCTCAGCGCGCTGTCGCTGGTGTTCATTGTCAACGTCTTGCTTGCACCGATGACGCTCTTCGACGTAGGGTTTCAGATCTCGTACGCCTGCCTCTTCGGGCTGTCGCTATACCCGTTCGACTGGCAATCGGCGAGCCGTTGGACCTTTGGGCAGCGGGTCCAAGCCGGTGTTTTCCTCGCCCTCAGTGGATGGATCTTCTCGTCGCCGCTAGCCGCCTACCATTTCCATGCCGTGCCCTTGGCTGGAGGAGTGGCAACGCTGCTCGCCGAGATTCCGTATTCGCTGCTCGTGTGGGTCGGCATGGGGGGCTGGGTGGTCTCCAGCGTGGCGTTCGGGTTCCTCAATCCGGTGATCGCGCCGATCGTTGGGATCGCGCTCGACTTCGTGGCCGGATTGGCTCGTGTGGCGGCAAGCCCGTCTGTGTGGACTTCGGTGGCTCCTTTCTCAGTCTGGTGGTTGGTGGTGATCTATGGCATGGCGCTTATCCTTTGGCGGCCCCATTGGCGACCGGCTTAGCATCCTAAGCGCGCTGGTTTTGGCGGGCCTTTTGGGCCAGAGTGTGCTGCGCGCAAGTCCCGCTGACTCTCCAGATCGCATCGTCTTCTTGCAGGTGGGCCAGGGCGATTGCACGGTCATTCAGAGTGGGGGGACGACGGTGCTGGTCGACTCGGCCGCGCGGAACGACGTCCTAGATGCGGGCGAATCGCTTGCGGTGCCGCAACTCTACGATCTGGGAGTACGCCACATCGACGCGATTATTCTCACCCATCCCGACTCGGACCACGTGGGGGGCCTCATCTCGGTGAGTCGGCACTTCGCAGTAGGGAAGGTCTTCGTGAACGAGGCTTTTCGCCAGCACCCGGACATGCTCCGCACGTTGGCGCTCTCTCGCATTACTTCCGATCGGGTTCTGTGGGTGTCCTCCCAGCGTACGCTCACCTTCAATCGCGCTTCGCTGAGGATCGTCGCGCCCCCGGGCGAGCAGCCAGACAACGACAATGACGGCTCGTTGCTCACATGGGTGACGATGGGAAAATCCTCGGCCCTGCTGATGGGCGACGCTTCGGCGAACGTGGAGTACGACCTCGTAGCGCGTGGGTTAGTTGGCCCGGTGGATCTCTTGAAGCTTGGCCACCACGGCAGCGGCGGATCCACATCTGCAGAGTTCTTGATGCGTACGCAGCCCAAATGGGGTCTGGTGAGCTGCGGACGCAACAATACCTACGGCCACCCCAATGCGGGCGTCCTGGAGCGTCTCAGGGCCGTACATTGCCGTGTTTGGCGGACGGACCGGCAGGGCGAAGTGGAGTTTCGCCCTACCGCCGCCGGATTTGCACTAGCGCCCTAGCCGCCGAACAGCTTCTTACGCTCTTCGAGCTTGCCGATAAGTGCGTCGAGCTCGGCAAGATTCGCTCTCTCTCTCTCGACTATCTCTGGCTTGGCGCGCTCGGTGAACTGCGGGTTCGCCAGGCGAGCAGCTAGCTTGTCGCGCTCGACGACCGACTTCTCGGTCTCGCGGACGATACGCGCAATCTCCTTCTCAGCGTCGATAATCCCTTCGACCGGCAGGTGGAAGTCGACTCCTGAGACCGTCGTGCTTAGGAACCGTCCTTGCGGCTTGCCTGGAGTGAGCGTTGCGAGCTTGGCCTGGGATCGGATGACCTCCTCTCCGCCGAGTAGGTCACCCTCGTAGAAGCAGGGAAGTGCCTCTTTGAGTGCACCCATGCCGATCTCCGCACGCAACCCTCGCACTCCACGGGTGAACTCAAACCACTGACTGACGGTCTGTTCGGCGTCCGGCTGCGAGTAGTCCGCCACCCACGCAGGCCAGCACTCCTCCGCCACGAACGGGGTTTTCCCTTCGACCGGCAGATGAGCATAGATCTCTTCGGTGATATGCGGCATGATCGGGTGGAGCATGATCAGGAACGCGCGTAGCGCCTGGCTCAGCACCCACTGGGGTACGGCGCGCTGGGCTTCGTCCTGCATGCGATGCTTGCTCACCTCGATGTACCAGTCGCAGAAATCGGACCAGAAGAAGCTGTACAGCGCTCCGGCAACCGCCTGCACGTCGTAACCCTCGTACCCTTCGCGAGCGATCTTCTCGATCGCGGCGAGGCGACTGAGCAACCACTCGTCAACTATCTCGAGCTTCTCCGGCTTGGCCCCGCTGTAGCCGTCCAGGTTCATTAGAACGAATCGCGAGGCGTTCCAGATCTTGTTGCAGAAGTTGCGAGCGTCCTCAGTTCGACGATCGCTGTACCGAATCTCTTGGTTCATGCCCGACTGCGACAGCAGCGTATACCGGAGTGCGTCCGCGCCGATGCTCTCAATCACCCCGCGCGGGTCGATGCCTGTCCCCAAGCTCTTGCTCATGCGGCGGCCGTCCTCGGTGAGCACCGTCGCGTGGATGTACA is part of the Chthonomonas sp. genome and harbors:
- a CDS encoding DUF58 domain-containing protein, which gives rise to MIPTRRFWALIAVGIGLALLGAVVPGMERVVMPYNLILFVLLFLTGLAVPRAKYLRIERSHDMALSVRQPNKISLTVFNDAGVPIRGRVREGSPEFMQVSQVEFKLAIPARRSHALEYHLTPDTRGEERFRDVTLRLLAPLGLVEVERTLPGTGVIHVYPNVLALREYDLLKQRGKLSMMGIRQTRIRGQGTEFESLREYHHDDYRRIDWKSSARRNKLVVRDYEVERNQNVIVCLDIGRAMLAEVDGVGKLDLCLDACLMLLHAARSEGDQTGLMVFSDRVHQFIPPGKGRQQNGAIMDAVHDLDAVPVEANYDEAFNYLRSRWKRRSLIAVFTDSEDEAHARTLTRALSPVCRHHLVLLVRVSDPRIKELQQLPLASPKDLFLRSAALWYSSERRRAESVLAGSGVKSVDSEPKDLTQALVSTYLLVKETARL
- a CDS encoding RDD family protein; amino-acid sequence: MIHEVAVLTPEKVSLSYRVARAGSRIQAHLLDLLIFGALVWVCTFALGALGMEFVVSLLQRFGLFLPFIFFILTEGLWNGNTLGKKAMKIRVVMTDGTPLTFRAAVYRNFLRPADFLPAFYTFGLISMFINPRGQRLGDIAADTMVIHTGNEKPIFEVSPHKMGIHPLEQHVGELRSMSLEEYVALKRLADRFPQLSPQYQAKLLETVWEPFRVRSQISHLDGVHDVYLIEAVVMKFGRLHKLV
- the recF gene encoding DNA replication/repair protein RecF: MLKTLAIRDFRNYEEAHIELSAGLNLVYGQNAQGKTNLLEAIALISTAQLLRGHRDAEAIRHGCEEARIRGELVEHSTTVEVQLRRGVRKRALLNDMGLSRAADLLGRLPTVTFTTRDLEVLRGEPSERRLFVDLALSQLSAGYLRHLAHYRRAVDQRNALLKMAQEQTVESESFEVWEAELCEHGAALRELRHDYVRRLAGEATGFHRQLANGEILGVVYMPKDPGATPDELSAAYRHHRSVEIHRGATQIGPHRDDIYFTINELEIKLYGSQGQQRSAMIALKMAGLAVARQILRASPILLLDDIFSDLDKHRRSNLIQLGLEHGGQVCITCTEPEQAGEDLMKQARHFEVRQGVVSQR
- a CDS encoding ComEC/Rec2 family competence protein, whose translation is MSRRWATVAMLVPSYLVGAFLAPGPAVKPVHEERYARKTVDIVSLPQTTTDGYSFIGSSGAERFLVTTRQRWDVSWGDRVELSGWIAPLGEAAERRMTQQGISAQLKTSMEPEVAERGAYIWRLGLAVRSNFLAYSDRLLNSERSALLDAMCFNHRGDLDLDTSQAFQRSGLAHLMAASGSNILLISAALFWAGKWLPLPRWTVLCLISALLLLYVAAAGMTASVIRAYGMAVLYFLAYGFRREYDSLSALSLVFIVNVLLAPMTLFDVGFQISYACLFGLSLYPFDWQSASRWTFGQRVQAGVFLALSGWIFSSPLAAYHFHAVPLAGGVATLLAEIPYSLLVWVGMGGWVVSSVAFGFLNPVIAPIVGIALDFVAGLARVAASPSVWTSVAPFSVWWLVVIYGMALILWRPHWRPA
- a CDS encoding MBL fold metallo-hydrolase: MAWRLSFGGPIGDRLSILSALVLAGLLGQSVLRASPADSPDRIVFLQVGQGDCTVIQSGGTTVLVDSAARNDVLDAGESLAVPQLYDLGVRHIDAIILTHPDSDHVGGLISVSRHFAVGKVFVNEAFRQHPDMLRTLALSRITSDRVLWVSSQRTLTFNRASLRIVAPPGEQPDNDNDGSLLTWVTMGKSSALLMGDASANVEYDLVARGLVGPVDLLKLGHHGSGGSTSAEFLMRTQPKWGLVSCGRNNTYGHPNAGVLERLRAVHCRVWRTDRQGEVEFRPTAAGFALAP
- a CDS encoding DUF721 domain-containing protein, producing the protein MRRLSDLLALSVDRPEVLRASRAQPIVRRWKEFAGPVLGERCVPDRYDHGTLWIAAKGNAWEQELRFQKDRILAMMNEAAGEELFTQMRIGTRPPRRDWEAAPDPLKD